Proteins found in one Prochlorococcus marinus XMU1405 genomic segment:
- a CDS encoding SAM-dependent methyltransferase translates to MNSLPANNPDWLVKKIIKMGGTISFYDFMNFALNDAINGYYGSGKAELGVRGDFVTSPSLSDDFAFLVGKQMEDWLIQFKNSFLSNQKLAVIEFGAGDGSFMSGLIKYFLENNKNFLEGVSFVIIEPNEGMVEKQKNKLEEFLNLGIDILWKGLDEVEENNINGIVIANEVLDALPVERITFSKGKLLRQAVSIDKKSHKLYFDEMPITSELEKSFELAKSKLGITIPPEDALEGWTTEWHVDNSKWLEAIYGKINNGILLIIDYAKEAKKYYNSKNSDGTIVSYENQKMINNVLDSPGNCDLTSHVCIETLINDAETLGFNTLGITKQGEALLALGLAERLYGIQKEFKEDLSNALLRREALLRLVDPVCLGNFKWFVFKKFKEKEMNINSTCLR, encoded by the coding sequence ATGAATAGCTTACCCGCGAATAATCCAGATTGGTTAGTAAAAAAAATAATAAAAATGGGGGGGACTATAAGTTTTTATGACTTTATGAATTTCGCATTAAATGATGCTATTAATGGTTATTACGGTAGCGGTAAAGCTGAGTTAGGCGTTCGAGGAGATTTTGTTACATCACCCTCTTTATCTGATGATTTTGCTTTTTTGGTTGGTAAACAAATGGAAGATTGGTTGATTCAGTTCAAAAATAGTTTTTTATCTAATCAGAAATTAGCTGTAATTGAATTTGGAGCAGGAGATGGAAGCTTTATGAGTGGATTAATTAAATATTTTTTAGAAAATAACAAGAATTTTTTGGAAGGAGTTTCTTTTGTAATTATTGAACCTAATGAAGGGATGGTAGAAAAACAAAAAAACAAATTGGAAGAATTTTTAAACTTAGGCATCGATATTTTATGGAAAGGTTTGGATGAAGTAGAGGAAAATAATATAAATGGAATAGTGATTGCAAATGAGGTTTTGGATGCTTTGCCAGTAGAGAGAATAACCTTCTCAAAAGGAAAATTACTTCGACAAGCAGTTTCTATAGATAAAAAATCTCATAAATTATATTTTGATGAAATGCCAATTACAAGTGAATTGGAAAAAAGTTTTGAACTTGCTAAAAGTAAGTTGGGAATAACTATTCCGCCTGAAGATGCTCTTGAAGGATGGACGACAGAATGGCATGTAGATAACTCAAAATGGTTAGAAGCTATTTATGGGAAAATCAATAATGGCATTTTATTGATAATTGATTACGCTAAAGAAGCTAAAAAATACTATAACTCTAAGAATTCTGATGGGACGATAGTTTCTTATGAAAATCAAAAAATGATAAATAATGTCCTGGATTCTCCTGGAAATTGCGATTTAACATCTCATGTTTGTATAGAAACTTTAATTAATGATGCTGAGACTCTTGGATTTAATACTCTTGGGATAACTAAACAAGGAGAGGCTTTGTTGGCACTTGGATTGGCAGAAAGACTTTATGGAATTCAGAAGGAATTTAAGGAGGATTTATCAAATGCTCTTTTAAGAAGAGAGGCATTACTTAGACTCGTTGATCCTGTATGTTTAGGTAATTTTAAGTGGTTTGTTTTTAAAAAGTTTAAGGAGAAGGAAATGAATATAAATTCAACCTGTTTGCGTTAA
- the aroB gene encoding 3-dehydroquinate synthase: MNKRKILVPLGDKSYEVTLEAGILNNISEELLKIGITKNRKILVISNEEISNLYGEKFLNNLKDNQFQAKMFLIKAGESYKNLKTLSEIYDIAFEFGLDRNSVIIALGGGIVGDVSGFAAATWLRGIEYIQIPTTLLSMVDSSVGGKTGVNHPKGKNLIGAFNQPKAVFIDPETLKSLPKREFNAGMAEVIKYGVIRDKELFEYLEIEKNKNELINLKNEYLIKIINSSIKTKSHIVSQDEHENGLRAILNYGHSFGHVIENLCGYGKFLHGEAISIGMNIAGKIAIEKGLWSQEELERQQILLESYDLPTEIPKINKEEVLTILMGDKKVRDGKMRFILPKEIGAVDIYDDVEDSLFLKFFS; the protein is encoded by the coding sequence GTGAATAAGAGAAAAATATTAGTCCCATTAGGTGATAAGTCATACGAAGTAACTCTAGAAGCAGGGATACTGAATAATATCAGCGAAGAACTCTTAAAAATTGGAATAACAAAAAATAGAAAAATACTTGTGATATCAAATGAAGAAATATCAAATTTGTATGGTGAAAAATTCTTAAATAATTTAAAAGATAATCAATTTCAGGCCAAAATGTTCCTTATCAAGGCTGGGGAATCATATAAAAACTTAAAAACATTGAGTGAAATATATGATATTGCATTTGAATTTGGCTTAGATAGAAATTCCGTAATTATTGCCCTTGGAGGAGGAATTGTTGGAGACGTAAGCGGTTTTGCAGCTGCTACTTGGCTAAGAGGTATCGAATATATTCAGATTCCAACAACATTATTATCAATGGTTGATTCATCTGTGGGAGGAAAAACAGGAGTCAATCATCCAAAAGGTAAGAATTTAATTGGGGCTTTCAATCAACCTAAAGCAGTTTTTATTGATCCAGAAACTTTAAAAAGTTTGCCCAAAAGAGAATTTAATGCAGGCATGGCCGAAGTAATAAAATACGGAGTAATAAGAGACAAAGAACTTTTCGAATACTTAGAAATTGAAAAAAACAAGAATGAACTTATAAATCTCAAGAATGAATATCTTATTAAAATAATTAATAGTTCAATAAAAACAAAGTCTCATATTGTTTCTCAAGACGAACATGAAAATGGTCTAAGAGCAATATTGAATTATGGTCATTCTTTTGGTCATGTTATTGAAAATTTGTGTGGATACGGCAAATTTCTACATGGTGAGGCAATATCAATTGGTATGAATATTGCGGGAAAAATAGCAATTGAGAAAGGGTTATGGTCTCAAGAAGAATTAGAAAGACAGCAAATTCTATTAGAGAGTTACGATCTTCCTACCGAGATCCCCAAAATAAATAAAGAAGAGGTTCTAACAATACTTATGGGCGACAAGAAAGTTCGTGATGGCAAAATGAGATTTATATTACCGAAAGAAATTGGTGCCGTGGATATTTATGATGACGTAGAAGATTCATTATTTTTAAAGTTTTTTTCTTAA
- a CDS encoding 5-(carboxyamino)imidazole ribonucleotide synthase: MSFKKNINDIKKNYSLGIIGGGQLALMLTEAAKKRDLEVCVQTKSCDDPAGSKADHVIEADPLKIRGNKSLINECEKIIFENEWIKIDKLNLIGNNDIFVPSLNAIKPLVDRFSQKKLIDRMNIPCPKWISIEDFKNLSDEEIKNWTFPLMAKSNKGGYDGKGNKKIKTREDLDSFLTENNSDEWLIEEWIEYEKELALVGSRDRTGKIRFFPIVETFQLNHVCDWVLAPGINEYDLNLFAINIFSSIVNELNYVGVLAIEFFYGDNGLLINEIAPRTHNSAHFSIEACTSSQFDQYVCISSGIMPPDIKMICEGAIMINLLGLRKNFSISMETRIKMLSEIEGSNIHCYGKSREILGRKMAHITFLLNGKTHSERYDEAQVLLTMVRDIWPSPNA, translated from the coding sequence ATGAGTTTTAAAAAAAATATAAACGATATTAAGAAAAATTATTCCCTAGGAATAATTGGAGGTGGTCAACTGGCATTGATGTTAACCGAGGCAGCAAAAAAAAGAGATTTAGAAGTATGTGTGCAAACAAAATCTTGTGATGATCCTGCTGGTTCAAAAGCAGATCATGTCATAGAAGCTGATCCTTTAAAGATAAGAGGTAATAAATCATTAATTAATGAGTGTGAAAAAATAATTTTTGAAAATGAATGGATAAAAATCGATAAATTAAATTTAATTGGTAATAACGATATTTTTGTTCCAAGCCTTAATGCAATTAAGCCATTAGTAGATAGGTTTTCTCAAAAAAAATTAATCGATAGAATGAATATTCCCTGTCCAAAATGGATAAGTATTGAAGATTTTAAAAATCTCTCGGATGAGGAAATCAAAAATTGGACTTTTCCTCTAATGGCAAAATCAAATAAAGGTGGATATGACGGTAAAGGGAACAAAAAAATAAAGACAAGAGAAGATTTAGATTCTTTTTTAACAGAGAATAATTCTGATGAATGGTTAATAGAAGAATGGATAGAGTATGAAAAAGAACTGGCTCTTGTTGGTTCCAGAGATAGGACCGGTAAGATAAGATTCTTTCCAATAGTTGAGACATTTCAATTAAACCACGTTTGTGATTGGGTTCTTGCACCTGGAATAAATGAATATGATTTGAACTTATTTGCAATAAATATATTCTCTTCAATAGTCAATGAACTTAATTACGTTGGAGTTTTAGCTATTGAATTCTTCTATGGAGATAATGGTCTTTTAATTAATGAAATAGCTCCTAGAACACATAACTCAGCTCATTTCTCTATTGAAGCTTGCACTTCAAGTCAGTTTGATCAATATGTTTGCATTTCTTCTGGGATAATGCCACCTGACATCAAAATGATCTGTGAAGGGGCAATTATGATAAATCTACTGGGATTAAGAAAGAATTTCTCAATCTCAATGGAAACCAGAATTAAAATGTTATCTGAAATTGAAGGTTCTAATATTCATTGTTATGGCAAATCTCGTGAAATTCTGGGAAGAAAAATGGCTCACATCACATTTTTATTAAATGGTAAAACGCATTCAGAAAGATATGATGAGGCTCAAGTTTTATTAACTATGGTAAGAGACATTTGGCCATCTCCAAATGCTTAA
- a CDS encoding DUF1651 domain-containing protein, translated as MTLGGANVWTNFSYGYRNESPSGWLLSPDRSRLILFTRNKKSPRNSMRIFAHTYYANDLGEPMAIKSSTQMYLDNAWDKWHDLQLEGWTFEELELPESV; from the coding sequence ATGACTTTAGGAGGAGCTAATGTTTGGACTAATTTTTCTTACGGTTATCGTAATGAGTCCCCAAGTGGTTGGTTGCTTAGCCCAGACCGTAGCAGATTAATTTTATTTACGAGGAACAAAAAATCTCCAAGAAATAGTATGAGAATTTTTGCTCATACTTATTATGCAAATGATCTTGGTGAGCCAATGGCAATTAAATCATCAACTCAAATGTATTTGGATAATGCTTGGGATAAATGGCATGACCTTCAATTAGAAGGTTGGACTTTTGAAGAACTTGAATTACCTGAATCAGTATGA